Proteins co-encoded in one Sulfurovum xiamenensis genomic window:
- the panC gene encoding pantoate--beta-alanine ligase, which yields MIIVQTIEALQEAKKALSGSIGFVPTMGALHKGHLSLIQQAKNENDHLIVSIFVNPTQFLEGEDLDAYPRKEEADIKICKLAGVDILFMPTIDAMYEKDELSIGAPAIRGYILEGEKRPGHFDGMLQVVMKLLNLSGATNAYFGKKDAQQLALITQMVKNYFMDVNIIPCDIVRDENGLALSSRNVYLQGDEKTRALSLARSLKRATKMVMAGELNVEVIKKEMLIVLEETDQVEYVAIVDRAFNELDTVEIGNTIILVAAWVGKPRLIDNLWI from the coding sequence ATGATTATCGTTCAGACAATAGAGGCTTTACAGGAAGCAAAAAAAGCATTATCGGGTTCTATAGGTTTTGTGCCAACTATGGGAGCACTACATAAAGGACATCTTTCCCTCATACAGCAAGCAAAGAACGAGAATGATCATCTCATCGTTTCTATTTTTGTCAACCCTACACAGTTTTTGGAAGGGGAAGATCTGGATGCGTATCCCCGTAAAGAGGAAGCGGACATAAAGATATGCAAATTGGCAGGTGTGGATATCTTGTTTATGCCGACGATCGATGCAATGTACGAGAAGGATGAACTGAGTATAGGTGCACCTGCGATCCGTGGGTACATTTTAGAAGGAGAAAAGCGTCCAGGCCATTTTGACGGTATGCTTCAAGTGGTCATGAAATTGCTTAATCTCAGCGGTGCAACAAATGCCTATTTTGGGAAAAAAGATGCACAACAGTTAGCCCTCATCACACAGATGGTCAAAAATTATTTTATGGATGTGAATATCATTCCTTGTGACATTGTCAGAGATGAGAATGGATTAGCTTTAAGCAGTCGTAATGTGTATTTGCAGGGTGATGAAAAAACGCGTGCACTTTCTCTTGCCCGTTCACTCAAACGCGCAACCAAAATGGTCATGGCAGGCGAACTCAATGTTGAAGTGATCAAAAAAGAGATGCTAATCGTGCTTGAAGAGACGGACCAAGTGGAGTATGTGGCTATTGTTGATAGAGCATTTAATGAACTTGACACTGTGGAGATAGGTAATACGATCATTCTAGTGGCTGCATGGGTGGGTAAACCTAGGCTGATCGATAATTTGTGGATCTAA
- a CDS encoding peptidoglycan D,D-transpeptidase FtsI family protein gives MNKDIQNRAIHQRKTKISFLFLLLLLAMGMFLFSVLKTISSDRHIPSHTTTIYDRSFRGSIISEDGYTLSSSEKTYQAVVRGASIDLDKKALFVKLFSIYSGIPEKDILKRFKNRKGKEIKGNIILSKTINARSAMQLKSLAYKLRKLDVFQSIKLRNGIEVLYGLDIIENGESRRFPLGDVLSPILGYVGDESDGRYTRPAGKKGLERAYEKHITSKKNGYFQGKRDVVGAVIHDKNSIKMQRVDGLDLHLNIPLALQRRVELMIDQMKHSIDADEILVGIMESETGKVLSMASSERYDPSHITRNDIASLVPKFTEYPYEAGSVLKPITIAMALDKKRITPDTWFKTGYKRFDITGGQHVSDDDYFESLSVTDIVVHSSNIGTSQISWLLTGKEFREGLLKFGLAQKTGIDLSRDLPGSLKSLRLLDHKMHRANSSFGYGMMVTFTQLLKAYSAFNNDGLAVTPHLVDYLQDAQGNHYTLPPEVGNMQAVSKKAANQIHDILLEVVKRGTGVKAQYPGLEVGGKTGTAHIAKHGRYVREYHSSFYGFANDNEGHKYTIGALVIRAKKPYKYFASQSAVPTFRRVLDILVELDYLKPEGGLEVTSPEIKVEPKTPPVVIHEPSVAQKEEKKKVTVEPEIKSKPSVKELFKLQPKPEPKPVNTKPAKEKSTRELFEDLF, from the coding sequence ATGAATAAAGACATACAAAACAGAGCAATACATCAAAGAAAGACCAAAATTTCTTTCCTTTTTTTACTCTTATTGCTTGCCATGGGTATGTTCTTATTTTCCGTACTGAAAACCATCTCATCAGACAGACATATCCCCAGCCATACGACTACAATTTATGACCGTTCATTTCGCGGGTCTATCATCTCTGAAGACGGATATACCCTTAGCAGTTCAGAAAAAACCTATCAGGCAGTGGTTCGTGGAGCGAGTATAGACCTTGACAAAAAAGCACTGTTTGTCAAACTCTTCAGTATCTATAGCGGTATTCCTGAGAAAGATATCCTTAAAAGATTTAAAAACCGTAAAGGGAAAGAGATCAAAGGCAATATCATCCTCTCTAAAACCATTAATGCACGTTCAGCGATGCAGCTTAAATCCCTTGCGTATAAATTACGAAAACTGGATGTATTTCAGTCTATCAAACTCCGTAATGGCATAGAAGTGCTCTATGGTCTAGATATCATAGAAAATGGTGAGAGCAGACGTTTCCCTCTAGGTGATGTTTTAAGTCCGATATTAGGCTATGTAGGAGATGAAAGTGATGGACGTTACACACGTCCGGCAGGGAAAAAAGGGCTTGAACGTGCGTATGAAAAGCACATTACCTCTAAGAAAAATGGATATTTCCAAGGTAAGCGTGATGTGGTCGGCGCGGTCATCCATGACAAGAACAGTATTAAGATGCAGCGTGTAGATGGATTAGACCTTCATCTCAACATTCCTCTTGCCCTGCAGAGACGTGTTGAACTGATGATAGACCAAATGAAACACAGTATTGATGCCGATGAGATCCTGGTCGGCATCATGGAGAGTGAGACTGGTAAGGTACTAAGCATGGCAAGTTCTGAACGATATGACCCATCGCACATTACACGAAACGATATTGCTTCACTTGTACCAAAATTTACAGAATACCCTTATGAAGCAGGTTCAGTCCTTAAACCGATCACGATTGCCATGGCACTTGACAAAAAAAGGATCACACCTGACACATGGTTTAAGACCGGCTATAAAAGATTTGATATTACAGGGGGACAGCATGTGAGTGATGATGATTATTTTGAGTCTCTTTCCGTCACGGATATCGTGGTACACTCTTCCAATATCGGTACCTCTCAAATCTCATGGCTGCTTACAGGTAAAGAGTTCAGAGAAGGTCTGCTCAAGTTCGGACTCGCCCAAAAAACCGGGATAGACCTCTCACGTGATCTTCCAGGTTCTCTCAAGTCGCTTAGACTACTCGATCATAAAATGCATAGAGCGAACTCTTCGTTTGGCTATGGTATGATGGTGACATTCACTCAGCTGCTTAAAGCCTACTCCGCTTTCAACAATGATGGTTTAGCTGTGACACCTCATTTAGTGGATTATCTGCAAGATGCACAGGGCAACCACTATACCCTTCCTCCTGAAGTGGGTAATATGCAAGCTGTCAGTAAAAAAGCGGCTAACCAGATACATGATATCCTTTTAGAAGTGGTCAAGCGCGGTACGGGTGTCAAAGCACAGTACCCAGGCTTAGAAGTAGGCGGGAAAACAGGAACAGCACATATCGCTAAACATGGACGCTATGTGAGAGAATACCACAGCAGCTTTTATGGTTTTGCCAACGACAACGAAGGACATAAATATACCATCGGTGCGTTGGTCATACGTGCTAAAAAACCCTATAAATACTTTGCATCACAATCAGCAGTCCCTACCTTTAGAAGAGTATTGGACATACTTGTAGAGCTCGATTATTTGAAACCAGAAGGAGGTCTTGAAGTGACCAGTCCGGAGATCAAAGTAGAACCAAAAACACCACCTGTAGTCATACATGAACCTTCAGTAGCACAAAAAGAAGAAAAGAAAAAAGTGACTGTAGAACCGGAGATAAAATCCAAACCTTCTGTCAAAGAGCTTTTTAAACTCCAACCAAAACCTGAACCTAAACCGGTCAACACAAAGCCTGCAAAAGAGAAGTCAACCAGAGAACTTTTTGAAGATCTATTTTAG
- a CDS encoding FtsW/RodA/SpoVE family cell cycle protein has product MVDKPLLAGVMTLLTLSLVMSYSLSTYTVLHFNYADFHFFIRQCMAVFIGFGTMVLLSRMDPDKWFSRIGLSLFILFFILMIGMQFLPSSLVTAVGGAKRWIHVGPMSIAPVEFFKVGFVFFLAWSFSRKLLNKTKMQFWEEVRTFTPYLFVFMVAVVIIAVFQKDLGQVVVLGATLMVLFLFIGSSWKFFLSLLSVGLFAFVGLIILAPHRMARIKSWWGTVQDSILSLFPFESVQNLRIEAGKEPYQISNSLNAIYNGGFWGQGLGNGQFKLGYLSEVHTDFILAGITEELGFLGLFLVTLTILFIVFRIFKIASKVKNPMYYLFSIGVGLLISLAFILNSYGISGITPIKGIAVPFLSYGGSHIWASCIAIGMVLMVSKKVPRDAKGRMR; this is encoded by the coding sequence ATGGTAGACAAACCCCTTTTAGCAGGTGTCATGACACTTTTGACACTTTCATTAGTGATGAGTTATTCTCTCTCTACCTATACCGTACTGCATTTTAATTATGCGGATTTTCACTTTTTTATACGACAATGTATGGCTGTTTTTATAGGGTTCGGAACGATGGTTCTTTTAAGTAGAATGGACCCTGATAAATGGTTTTCACGTATAGGATTGTCACTGTTTATCCTCTTTTTTATTCTGATGATAGGTATGCAGTTTTTACCTTCTTCTCTTGTAACAGCGGTAGGAGGGGCCAAACGATGGATACATGTAGGGCCTATGTCCATTGCACCTGTTGAATTCTTTAAAGTGGGGTTCGTCTTCTTTTTGGCCTGGAGTTTTTCTCGTAAACTACTCAACAAAACAAAAATGCAGTTTTGGGAAGAGGTACGTACTTTTACGCCGTATCTCTTTGTGTTCATGGTGGCCGTTGTTATCATCGCTGTATTTCAAAAAGATCTAGGTCAAGTGGTGGTATTGGGAGCGACACTCATGGTATTGTTCTTGTTTATCGGAAGCTCATGGAAGTTCTTTCTCAGCCTGCTTTCTGTTGGTTTGTTCGCTTTTGTAGGGCTCATTATCCTGGCACCTCACCGTATGGCACGGATCAAAAGCTGGTGGGGAACGGTACAAGACAGTATCCTCTCTCTTTTCCCTTTTGAATCGGTTCAGAACCTTCGTATAGAAGCAGGCAAAGAACCCTATCAGATATCAAATTCTCTCAATGCCATTTATAATGGCGGTTTCTGGGGACAAGGTCTGGGCAACGGTCAGTTTAAACTGGGCTACCTAAGTGAAGTCCATACAGACTTTATTTTGGCAGGTATCACGGAAGAGTTAGGATTTTTAGGACTGTTCTTGGTGACACTGACCATCTTGTTCATAGTCTTCCGTATCTTCAAGATCGCTTCCAAAGTAAAAAACCCTATGTATTACCTCTTCTCCATAGGGGTAGGGTTGCTGATCTCGTTGGCATTTATCCTTAACTCTTACGGTATTTCAGGGATCACACCTATTAAAGGAATTGCCGTACCGTTCTTAAGTTATGGTGGTTCGCATATATGGGCTTCCTGTATCGCTATAGGTATGGTCTTGATGGTATCTAAAAAGGTACCAAGGGATGCTAAAGGAAGAATGCGATGA
- the murG gene encoding undecaprenyldiphospho-muramoylpentapeptide beta-N-acetylglucosaminyltransferase codes for MSIVMTGGGTGGHLAIIKAVKEHLKEEELIYIGSTKGQDKQWFEEDSDFAYTYFFETRGVVNQGSLGKVKSLFMMFKATIQAIKLLRKHKAKVVFSVGGFSAAATAFAARILRIPLVIHEQNAALGSLNKLLKPHATAFISSYLEESPIKAYPIKQIFFDNARIRDKVGTIIFLGGSQGAKAINTLALELAPQLKERGINIIHQAGQNNIDEVQKVYDELGIEADVFGFTTKLADYMKEADLAIARSGASTLWELSATALPALYIPYPHAASDHQFYNAQFLVEKNLAWIMREDEIETGKVLALLDEDLSEKSRGLMEIVEKNGSEKIAALLTQI; via the coding sequence ATGAGTATTGTAATGACAGGTGGTGGTACAGGTGGGCATTTGGCCATCATCAAGGCAGTGAAAGAGCATCTGAAAGAGGAAGAACTGATCTATATCGGTTCCACCAAAGGACAAGACAAACAGTGGTTTGAAGAGGATTCTGATTTTGCATACACATACTTTTTTGAAACACGCGGCGTAGTAAACCAGGGATCATTAGGTAAGGTCAAATCACTCTTTATGATGTTCAAAGCAACGATACAAGCCATTAAACTTTTAAGAAAACACAAGGCCAAAGTGGTCTTTTCTGTGGGCGGTTTCTCAGCTGCTGCCACCGCCTTTGCAGCCAGGATCCTTCGTATACCCTTAGTCATCCATGAACAAAATGCCGCACTGGGTTCACTTAACAAACTGCTTAAGCCCCATGCTACAGCATTCATCTCTTCATACTTGGAAGAGAGCCCCATCAAAGCTTATCCTATCAAGCAGATATTTTTCGATAATGCCCGCATACGGGATAAAGTGGGAACTATCATATTTCTTGGCGGATCCCAAGGGGCAAAAGCTATCAACACACTAGCGTTAGAGTTAGCACCCCAACTCAAAGAGAGAGGGATAAATATCATCCATCAGGCGGGTCAAAATAACATTGATGAGGTACAAAAAGTCTATGATGAACTGGGTATCGAAGCAGATGTATTCGGTTTTACGACCAAACTGGCAGACTATATGAAAGAAGCTGATCTTGCCATAGCACGTTCGGGTGCTTCGACACTATGGGAACTCTCGGCGACGGCTCTGCCTGCACTCTATATTCCCTACCCGCATGCTGCGAGTGATCATCAGTTTTACAATGCACAGTTTCTGGTCGAAAAAAATCTTGCATGGATCATGAGGGAAGACGAGATAGAGACAGGGAAAGTCCTTGCACTACTGGATGAGGATCTGTCAGAGAAAAGTAGAGGACTTATGGAGATCGTTGAAAAGAACGGCAGTGAGAAGATTGCTGCGTTATTGACACAAATCTGA
- the alaS gene encoding alanine--tRNA ligase, which yields MDIRKEFLDFFQSKGHQLIPSSPLVPDDATLMFTNAGMVQFKNIFTGEAPIPEIPRATSSQTCLRAGGKHNDLDNVGYTARHHTLFEMLGNFSFADYFKKEAIAYAWEFVTSEKYLNLPVDKLWVTVHTSDDEAEELWKEHIAADRILRFGDADNFWQMGDTGPCGPSSEIFYDQGEENFNGPEDKMGGEGDRFLEIWNLVFMQYYRDETGTLTPLPKPSIDTGMGLERVVAIKEGKLNNYHSSLFMPFLEKIGELVGAPYDYEAPNSASYRVIADHLRSCSFLLAQGVNFDKEGRGYVLRRIMRRAIRHGYLLGLREPFMYKLVDTLIEQMGEQYEYLPDRAEAIKTSMKMEEERFFDTIEAGIKLFNEELKNTSEVFNGEVAFKLYDTYGFPLDLTEDMLREKNIKLDIDAFDAKMEAQKAQSKANWKGTGDASETGDFKALKEQFDVNEFVGYESTTASAKVLALLDEDFNQVERIDGKGWVLLDKTPFYAESGGQTGDTGTLNNDIKVLDTRKFLEMNLSEVKGKLSVGDEVEAVVDTSRAEIEKHHSATHLLHAALRAVLGDHIAQAGSLNDDKRLRFDFSHPQAMTAEEIAKVEAWVNDKISRAIPGKTEVMSIEEAKNSGAMALFGEKYGDEVRVVSFADDSIELCGGTHVGNAAQIGLFMITKESGVSAGVRRIEAVCGNAAREMVNGLRDELNEIKAELKNQNPMAGIAKLKEQVKTLKGELASAMSSSQKELSAVEVNGVNVIVEEVENGDIKTMIDEIKNKYENIAVMLFMKKGDKVMLAAGSKNTPIKAGDWIKSIAPIVGGGGGGRPDFAQAGGKDPSKITTALEEAKVYLSEVLEGGN from the coding sequence ATGGATATCAGAAAAGAATTTCTAGACTTTTTTCAAAGTAAAGGGCATCAGCTTATACCATCTTCACCACTCGTACCGGACGATGCGACACTTATGTTCACCAATGCCGGGATGGTACAGTTCAAGAACATCTTTACGGGTGAAGCACCTATCCCTGAGATACCTCGTGCTACCTCTTCACAAACCTGTTTAAGAGCGGGTGGAAAGCACAATGACCTTGACAATGTAGGTTATACGGCACGTCACCATACACTTTTTGAAATGCTTGGGAATTTCTCTTTTGCGGATTATTTCAAAAAAGAAGCCATTGCTTATGCATGGGAATTTGTAACAAGTGAGAAGTATCTGAACCTTCCTGTAGACAAGCTTTGGGTGACCGTGCATACGAGTGATGATGAAGCGGAAGAGCTATGGAAGGAACATATAGCAGCAGACCGTATCTTGCGTTTTGGTGATGCCGATAACTTCTGGCAGATGGGAGATACGGGTCCTTGCGGTCCTTCTTCTGAGATCTTCTATGACCAGGGGGAAGAGAACTTTAATGGTCCGGAAGACAAAATGGGTGGAGAAGGGGACAGATTCTTAGAGATCTGGAACCTGGTATTCATGCAGTATTACCGTGATGAAACAGGTACACTGACCCCGCTTCCAAAACCTAGTATCGATACAGGTATGGGACTGGAGAGGGTGGTTGCCATCAAAGAGGGTAAACTCAACAACTACCACTCTTCACTCTTCATGCCTTTCTTGGAGAAGATCGGTGAACTTGTAGGTGCACCTTATGATTACGAAGCACCTAACTCTGCTTCTTACCGTGTGATCGCTGATCATTTACGTTCTTGTTCATTCCTGCTTGCTCAGGGTGTGAACTTTGACAAAGAAGGACGTGGATATGTACTTCGTCGTATCATGCGTCGTGCCATTCGTCACGGATATTTACTAGGATTACGTGAACCATTCATGTATAAACTGGTAGATACTCTGATCGAGCAGATGGGTGAACAGTATGAGTATCTTCCGGATAGAGCAGAAGCGATCAAAACATCTATGAAGATGGAAGAAGAGCGTTTCTTTGATACGATCGAAGCAGGGATCAAACTCTTTAATGAAGAGTTGAAAAATACCTCTGAAGTGTTCAATGGTGAAGTAGCCTTTAAACTCTATGATACCTATGGTTTCCCACTTGACCTTACGGAAGATATGCTTCGTGAGAAAAATATCAAGCTGGATATCGATGCATTCGATGCGAAGATGGAAGCACAAAAGGCACAATCAAAAGCCAACTGGAAAGGTACAGGTGATGCTTCAGAAACAGGTGACTTTAAAGCACTTAAGGAGCAGTTTGATGTCAATGAATTTGTCGGTTATGAGAGTACAACTGCCAGTGCAAAAGTGTTGGCTCTGCTGGATGAGGACTTTAACCAGGTAGAGCGCATTGACGGGAAAGGATGGGTTCTTCTTGATAAAACACCATTTTATGCAGAATCAGGTGGACAAACAGGTGATACCGGAACACTTAACAACGATATAAAAGTACTCGATACAAGAAAGTTCTTAGAGATGAACCTTTCAGAAGTTAAAGGTAAGTTGAGTGTGGGTGATGAGGTAGAGGCTGTGGTAGATACCAGTCGTGCCGAGATAGAGAAACACCACTCTGCAACACACTTGCTTCATGCGGCACTTAGGGCTGTTTTGGGAGACCACATAGCTCAAGCTGGTTCTCTCAATGATGACAAAAGATTGCGTTTTGACTTCTCTCATCCACAGGCAATGACAGCTGAAGAGATAGCCAAAGTGGAAGCATGGGTGAATGATAAAATTTCCAGAGCCATCCCGGGGAAAACGGAAGTGATGTCGATAGAAGAAGCGAAGAACTCTGGTGCTATGGCCCTCTTTGGTGAAAAGTATGGTGATGAAGTACGTGTTGTCAGTTTTGCAGATGATTCTATAGAATTATGTGGTGGTACACATGTAGGGAATGCTGCGCAGATAGGTCTCTTTATGATCACTAAAGAGAGTGGTGTAAGTGCGGGTGTAAGACGTATAGAGGCTGTGTGTGGAAATGCTGCAAGAGAAATGGTCAATGGACTCAGAGATGAACTTAATGAGATCAAAGCAGAGCTCAAGAACCAAAATCCGATGGCAGGTATCGCTAAACTCAAAGAGCAGGTGAAAACACTGAAAGGAGAGTTGGCTTCAGCTATGAGCAGTTCTCAAAAAGAGTTGAGTGCTGTTGAGGTTAATGGCGTAAATGTCATCGTAGAAGAAGTTGAAAATGGTGATATTAAAACCATGATCGATGAGATCAAAAATAAATATGAGAACATTGCGGTGATGCTCTTTATGAAAAAAGGTGACAAGGTTATGCTTGCAGCCGGTTCTAAAAATACACCGATCAAAGCAGGTGACTGGATCAAGTCGATCGCACCGATCGTTGGCGGCGGTGGCGGTGGACGTCCTGACTTCGCACAGGCAGGCGGAAAAGACCCAAGCAAGATCACTACAGCCTTGGAAGAGGCAAAAGTCTATTTGAGTGAAGTATTGGAAGGCGGAAACTAA
- the maf gene encoding septum formation inhibitor Maf yields MIYLCSSSESRALLLNNFGIDFIQKSVAYDEEQITTSIAKDFVYTASKGKLNAAIRAFGVESPLLCADTVIAASDGTILRKPKNREDARRILNIQSGSTISIISSAHYKSKRLAFSDISATHYHFSRFEEEDLERYLESGLWQGKAGGCMVEGFCKKYIQSVDGYESTAMGLQVETLLPWIKVKN; encoded by the coding sequence ATGATCTATTTGTGTTCATCTTCTGAAAGCAGGGCGTTGCTTCTCAATAACTTTGGAATCGATTTTATTCAAAAGTCGGTAGCGTATGATGAAGAGCAGATCACTACATCCATTGCAAAAGATTTTGTCTACACTGCAAGTAAAGGTAAACTCAATGCAGCTATTCGTGCGTTTGGAGTGGAGTCACCTCTGCTGTGTGCTGATACGGTCATCGCAGCTTCGGATGGAACGATCTTACGAAAACCCAAAAACAGAGAAGATGCAAGACGCATCCTGAACATCCAAAGCGGTTCGACCATCTCTATCATCTCCTCTGCCCACTACAAGTCAAAGCGTTTGGCTTTTTCAGATATCTCTGCAACGCATTATCATTTTTCTAGGTTTGAGGAAGAGGATCTTGAGAGATATCTTGAGAGTGGACTGTGGCAAGGTAAGGCAGGGGGATGTATGGTTGAAGGTTTTTGTAAAAAATACATTCAGTCTGTAGATGGCTATGAAAGCACGGCGATGGGATTACAAGTGGAAACACTATTGCCATGGATAAAGGTTAAAAATTAA
- a CDS encoding aminotransferase class I/II-fold pyridoxal phosphate-dependent enzyme, with amino-acid sequence MYENELKALKKAGRFRERKLYDDRLDDLASNDYLGLSLNKKQFKKAVKLVNEYETISSKASMLVNGYHPIHRVFEMTMAEYNGFEEGLVVGSGFLANMALIEALVRKGDMLFMDEEYHASGVMASQLLGDRVVTFAHNDVDDLREKLAAYPAKRQIIAVEGVYSMGGDLCKKEIFDLADEAQALLIVDEAHSAGVLGTKLLGIFEYYGIRINERHIKMGTLGKAYGSYGAYILASKNVISFLENRAKPIIYSTAPSVFDTALALVNVEHIRKKAEKYRKKILERQTAVRKQLGIECQSLIVPIEMPSNEHALFVQKGLMVQGYLVGAIRQPTVEKPIIRVILNLGVSVQKIRHALALISHNTVQ; translated from the coding sequence ATGTATGAAAATGAATTAAAAGCCCTTAAAAAAGCAGGACGGTTCAGAGAACGCAAACTCTATGATGACAGGTTGGATGATCTGGCTTCTAATGATTATCTGGGGTTGTCACTCAATAAAAAACAGTTTAAAAAAGCAGTAAAACTGGTCAATGAATATGAAACGATCAGCTCCAAGGCCAGTATGCTGGTGAACGGCTATCACCCTATACACAGGGTCTTTGAGATGACCATGGCAGAGTATAATGGTTTTGAAGAAGGACTTGTAGTGGGTTCGGGCTTTTTGGCAAACATGGCACTCATAGAAGCACTGGTTCGTAAAGGAGATATGCTTTTCATGGATGAAGAGTACCATGCCTCTGGTGTTATGGCTTCACAGCTTTTGGGAGACCGGGTGGTCACATTTGCTCATAATGATGTGGATGATCTTAGAGAAAAGTTAGCGGCATATCCGGCTAAAAGACAGATCATTGCAGTGGAAGGTGTCTACTCTATGGGGGGAGATCTTTGTAAGAAAGAGATCTTTGACCTTGCTGATGAAGCCCAAGCACTGCTTATCGTTGATGAGGCACACAGCGCGGGAGTCCTTGGAACCAAACTCTTGGGGATTTTTGAGTATTATGGTATCAGGATCAACGAAAGACATATCAAGATGGGAACACTGGGAAAAGCTTACGGTTCTTATGGGGCATACATCCTGGCTTCCAAAAACGTGATCAGTTTCCTGGAAAACAGAGCTAAACCGATCATCTACTCTACGGCACCCTCTGTGTTCGATACGGCATTGGCACTGGTCAATGTGGAACATATACGTAAAAAAGCAGAAAAATATAGAAAGAAGATCCTCGAACGGCAGACGGCGGTAAGAAAACAACTGGGTATTGAGTGTCAGAGTCTTATCGTACCTATAGAGATGCCAAGTAATGAACATGCATTGTTCGTACAGAAAGGGTTGATGGTCCAGGGGTATCTGGTAGGGGCAATCCGTCAGCCTACAGTGGAAAAGCCGATCATCAGGGTAATACTGAATCTGGGTGTCTCTGTCCAGAAGATCAGACATGCGTTAGCACTCATTAGCCATAACACGGTACAATAA